From one Doryrhamphus excisus isolate RoL2022-K1 chromosome 9, RoL_Dexc_1.0, whole genome shotgun sequence genomic stretch:
- the LOC131136255 gene encoding pyridoxal kinase-like isoform X2, whose amino-acid sequence MAEMECRVLSIQSHVVRGYVGNKSATFPLQVLGFEVDSINSVQFSNHTGYAYWKGQVLTADELNVLYEGIKLNKVNHYDYILTGYSRDTSFLATVVDIIQELKKANPSLVYVCDPVMGDHGAMYVPEELLPVYREKVVPLADILTPNQFEAELLTGRKIHTIEDAMEAMELLHKMGPGMVVLTSTDLPSKQGDRYLVALGSQKTVKPDGTISTQKICMDIPKVDAVFVGTGDLFAAMLLAWTHHHPKDLKAACEKTVSVMHHKKLGRGKGQAQHSWS is encoded by the exons ATGGCTGAGATGGAATGTCGCGTGTTGTCCATTCAGAGTCATGTTGTCCGCGGATACGTGGGGAATAAATCTGCAACATTCCCACTGCAG GTCCTGGGTTTTGAAGTGGACTCCATCAACTCTGTGCAGTTCTCCAACCACACAG GCTATGCCTACTGGAAGGGTCAAGTCTTGACAGCCGATGAGCTCAACGTGCTGTACGAGGGCATCAAGCTCAATAAGGTCAACCACTATGACTATATCCTCACAG GGTACAGCAGGGACACGTCCTTCTTGGCAACCGTGGTTGACATCATTCAAGAGCTGAAAAAGGCCAATCCCAGTCTGGTATATG TTTGTGATCCTGTGATGGGAGACCACGGGGCAATG TATGTTCCGGAGGAACTTCTGCCAGTCTACAGGGAAAAAGTAGTGCCTTTGGCTGACATCCTTACGCCTAACCAGTTTGAAGCAGA GCTATTAACTGGAAGAAAAATCCACACAATAGAAGATGCAATGGAG GCAATGGAATTGCTTCATAAAATGGGTCCTGGTATGGTGGTGCTCACCAGCACTGACTTGCCTTCAAAACAAGGAGACCGGTACCTGGTGGCCCTCGGGAGCCAGAAAACCG TCAAACCAGACGGGACCATTAGCACTCAGAAGATCTGCATGGACATCCCCAAAGTTGATGCCGTGTTTGTGGGGACAGGGGACCTGTTTGCTGCCATGTTGCTGGCCTGGACACACCATCATCCCAAAGACCTGAAG GCTGCCTGTGAAAAGACTGTTTCGGTCATGCACCAT aaaaagctGGGCCGGGGAAAAGGCCAAGCCCAGCACAGCTGGAGCTGA
- the LOC131136255 gene encoding pyridoxal kinase-like isoform X1 gives MAEMECRVLSIQSHVVRGYVGNKSATFPLQVLGFEVDSINSVQFSNHTGYAYWKGQVLTADELNVLYEGIKLNKVNHYDYILTGYSRDTSFLATVVDIIQELKKANPSLVYVCDPVMGDHGAMYVPEELLPVYREKVVPLADILTPNQFEAELLTGRKIHTIEDAMEAMELLHKMGPGMVVLTSTDLPSKQGDRYLVALGSQKTVKPDGTISTQKICMDIPKVDAVFVGTGDLFAAMLLAWTHHHPKDLKAACEKTVSVMHHVIKRTITYANEKAGPGKRPSPAQLELRMVQSKADIENPTIVVKATVLQKS, from the exons ATGGCTGAGATGGAATGTCGCGTGTTGTCCATTCAGAGTCATGTTGTCCGCGGATACGTGGGGAATAAATCTGCAACATTCCCACTGCAG GTCCTGGGTTTTGAAGTGGACTCCATCAACTCTGTGCAGTTCTCCAACCACACAG GCTATGCCTACTGGAAGGGTCAAGTCTTGACAGCCGATGAGCTCAACGTGCTGTACGAGGGCATCAAGCTCAATAAGGTCAACCACTATGACTATATCCTCACAG GGTACAGCAGGGACACGTCCTTCTTGGCAACCGTGGTTGACATCATTCAAGAGCTGAAAAAGGCCAATCCCAGTCTGGTATATG TTTGTGATCCTGTGATGGGAGACCACGGGGCAATG TATGTTCCGGAGGAACTTCTGCCAGTCTACAGGGAAAAAGTAGTGCCTTTGGCTGACATCCTTACGCCTAACCAGTTTGAAGCAGA GCTATTAACTGGAAGAAAAATCCACACAATAGAAGATGCAATGGAG GCAATGGAATTGCTTCATAAAATGGGTCCTGGTATGGTGGTGCTCACCAGCACTGACTTGCCTTCAAAACAAGGAGACCGGTACCTGGTGGCCCTCGGGAGCCAGAAAACCG TCAAACCAGACGGGACCATTAGCACTCAGAAGATCTGCATGGACATCCCCAAAGTTGATGCCGTGTTTGTGGGGACAGGGGACCTGTTTGCTGCCATGTTGCTGGCCTGGACACACCATCATCCCAAAGACCTGAAG GCTGCCTGTGAAAAGACTGTTTCGGTCATGCACCATGTAATTAAGCGCACCATTACCTACGCTAATG aaaaagctGGGCCGGGGAAAAGGCCAAGCCCAGCACAGCTGGAGCTGAGGATGGTTCAGAGCAAAGCCGACATTGAGAATCCGACCATCGTAGTGAAAGCGACAGTTTTACAAAAATCCTAA
- the agpat3 gene encoding 1-acyl-sn-glycerol-3-phosphate acyltransferase gamma gives MALLAYLKSLFILQLLMGFVFVVSGLIINFIQLCTCIIWPINKQLYRRINCRLSYSLWSQLVMLLEWWSGTDCTLYTDQATVDKFGKEHVIIILNHNYEIDFLCGWTMCERYGVLGSSKVLAKHELLKVPLIGWTWYFLEIVFCKRKWEEDRKTVFRGLERLKDYPEYMWFLLYCEGTRFTEKKHQISMQVAESKGLPKLKYHLLPRTKGFTTTLQCLKGTVTAVYDVTLNFKDNQTPTLLGIVNGKKYKADMSVRRFPVEDIPDDETACANWLHKLYQEKDALQEAYSKEGKFPGPTIIPPRRPWTLFNFLFWATLLLSPLINFACGVVVSGSPLLIIGFIIFLIIASIAIRRLIGVTEVKKTGSSYGDRETKKQN, from the exons ATGGCTCTCCTGGCCTACCTCAAGAGCCTGTTCATCCTTCAATTGTTGATGGGCTTTGTGTTTGTGGTGAGCGGCCTCATCATAAACTTCATCCAGCTGTGCACGTGCATTATCTGGCCAATCAACAAGCAGCTCTATCGCAGAATCAACTGCCGGCTCTCGTACTCCCTCTGGAGCC AATTAGTGATGCTGCTGGAGTGGTGGTCCGGCACAGACTGCACGCTTTACACTGACCAGGCTACGGTGGACAAATTTGGCAAAGAAcatgtcatcatcatcctcaacCACAACTACGAGATTGACTTCCTCTGTGGCTGGACCATGTGTGAAAGATACGGTGTCCTTGGG AGTTCAAAAGTGCTAGCCAAACATGAGCTACTGAAGGttcctttgattggctggaccTGGTACTTCTTAGAAATAGTCTTTTGTAAGAGAAAGTGGGAGGAGGACCGCAAAACTGTCTTCAGAGGACTGGAAAGGCTGAAAGACTATCCTGAATATATGTGG TTTCTGCTGTATTGTGAAGGTACCCGCTTCACAGAGAAGAAGCACCAAATAAGTATGCAAGTTGCAGAGAGCAAAGGCCTGCCCAAGTTGAAATATCACCTCCTACCACGTACCAAGGGGTTCACCACCACCCTGCAGTGTCTGAAGGGCACAG TGACTGCTGTTTATGATGTGACTCTCAACTTCAAAGATAACCAAACACCGACTCTCCTGGGCATCGtcaatggcaagaagtacaaaGCTGACATGAGCGTAAG ACGCTTCCCCGTGGAGGATATCCCAGATGATGAGACTGCGTGTGCCAACTGGCTGCATAAGCTCTACCAGGAGAAG GATGCTTTACAGGAAGCATACAGCAAGGAAGGCAAGTTCCCCGGGCCCACAATAATCCCTCCTCGCCGCCCTTGGACGCtgttcaacttcctgttttgggcCACCCTGCTGCTATCCCCACTCATCAACTTTGCTTGTGGAGTGGTGGTCAGCGGGTCACCCCTCCTCATTATTGGCttcatcatcttcctcatcaTAG CCTCCATTGCCATCCGGCGCCTCATCGGCGTCACTGAGGTGAAGAAAACGGGCTCCAGTTACGGTGACCGGGAGACCAAGAAACAAAACTAA
- the LOC131135798 gene encoding olfactory receptor 10A3-like yields MENASQFLYFNLTMFVNIGPYRYPVFALCLLLYSFIVCANLAIILVIIVKQSLHEPMYVFIACLSFNALYGSTGFFPRLLLDLMSDSHFISRKACFTQIYFIYTYAANEMTTLGIMAYDRYVAVCHPLHYHAKMTTAKAMALAALAWLFPAFVLTVCICLSASLPLCGNEIQKVFCANWNVVKLSCVPTLINNIVGMFLTITTAFVPLVYVLYTYTRIVRACWRCSDEFKGKAFQSCLSHVVTFVIFSITAFCDIALSRYNLEEMNPFVAVILSLEFVVIPPFLNPLVYGMKLPEVRRHILKML; encoded by the coding sequence atgGAAAACGCAAGTCAGTTTTTGTACTTCAACCTGACCATGTTTGTGAACATCGGTCCGTACCGCTACCCGGTCTTTGCCTTGTGCCTGCTGCTCTACAGCTTCATCGTCTGCGCCAACCTGGCCATCATCCTGGTGATCATCGTGAAGCAGAGCCTCCACGAGCCCATGTACGTATTCATAGCGTGCTTATCCTTCAACGCTTTGTACGGCTCCACTGGCTTCTTCCCACGACTCCTGCTGGACTTGATGTCCGACAGCCACTTCATCTCACGCAAGGCTTGTTTCACCCAGATCTACTTCATTTACACGTACGCCGCCAACGAAATGACCACGCTCGGCATCATGGCGTACGACCGCTACGTGGCCGTGTGCCACCCGTTGCACTACCACGCAAAGATGACCACCGCTAAGGCCATGGCGTTGGCTGCTCTGGCGTGGCTTTTCCCCGCCTTTGTCCTCACCGTGTGCATTTGTTTGTCCGCTTCGCTGCCGCTATGCGGCAACGAGATCCAAAAAGTGTTTTGCGCCAACTGGAATGTGGTGAAGTTATCGTGCGTCCCGACGCTCATCAACAACATCGTGGGTATGTTCCTCACCATCACCACAGCTTTCGTTCCTCTGGTCTATGTCCTGTACACGTACACGCGCATCGTCAGAGCCTGCTGGAGATGCTCGGATGAATTTAAAGGCAAAGCATTTCAGAGCTGCTTGTCGCACGTTGTTAcgtttgtcattttttccatcACAGCGTTTTGTGACATCGCCCTGAGCAGATACAACCTGGAAGAGATGAACCCGTTTGTGGCCGTCATTTTATCCCTGGAATTTGTGGTTATTCCGCCTTTCCTTAACCCTCTAGTCTATGGAATGAAGCTTCCAGAGGTACGCAGGCACATTCTGAAGATGCTGTGA
- the LOC131135638 gene encoding olfactory receptor 13D1-like — protein MTNVTAIPFFDLTGLSHMRQKLRVVLFSVTLLCYCVILLVNGVLIVTIIREKKLHKPMYFFLCNLCINSLYGTAAFYPKFLYDLLSNNHMISYVGCLLQVFVIYSYAATDFSILAVMAYDRYVAICRPLEYHSIMTKCRVVMLVAFSRLVPLFSQGTVLIMTSRLKLCGSYIHKLYCENWAILKLSCNSITTNNIVGFIFILFYFGHDIFIIVSYVQVIKLAFRSKDGKKKFTQTCVPHLLCLLNVSVALLFDLMYARYGTESMTQSVRNFMAIQFLMIPPLLNPIIYGLKLTNVRNNIFKYFTRKRML, from the coding sequence ATGACCAACGTAACCGCCATCCCTTTTTTTGACTTAACAGGACTGAGTCACATGAGGCAGAAGCTCCGAGTTGTTTTGTTCTCTGTCACTTTGCTGTGCTACTGCGTGATTTTGCTGGTCAATGGCGTTCTTATTGTCACCATCATTCGTGAGAAAAAACTCCACAAACCCATGTACTTTTTCCTGTGCAATCTATGCATTAATAGTCTTTATGGGACGGCTGCTTTTTACCCCAAATTCCTGTATGATTTATTGTCTAATAACCACATGATATCTTATGTTGGTTGTCTTCTGCaggtttttgttatttattcctACGCAGCGACagattttagcattttagcggtGATGGCTTATGACCGATATGTGGCCATATGTCGACCGCTGGAGTATCACTCCATCATGACTAAATGCAGGGTGGTGATGTTGGTGGCCTTCTCCAGACTTGTACCCTTGTTCAGCCAGGGCACGGTGTTGATAATGACCTCCAGACTCAAACTGTGTGGTTCCTACATCCACAAACTGTACTGCGAGAACTGGGCCATCCTGAAACTGTCCTGCAATTCCATAACAACTAACAATATTGTcggtttcatttttatattattttactttggacatgatattttcattattgtttCCTATGTCCaggtgattaaattagcttttcGGTCCAAAGATGGGAAGAAGAAGTTCACTCAGACTTGTGTGCCACATCTGCTGTGTTTGCTGAACGTGTCGGTGGCTTTGCTCTTTGACCTGATGTACGCACGATACGGAACCgaatccatgactcagagtgTTAGGAACTTCATGGCCATCCAGTTTCTCATGATTCCACCTTTACTCAACCCCATTATTTATGGCCTGAAACTGACAAACGTccgtaataatatttttaaatatttcacaaGGAAAAGAATGctttaa